Proteins from a genomic interval of Kribbella aluminosa:
- a CDS encoding DEAD/DEAH box helicase, with the protein MDSHVPANSAVLPPAYPDRAAWGTASKLRAWQAEALQLYLDSNPRDFLAVATPGAGKTTFALTVAAELLHRRQIERITVVTPTEHLKTQWADAADRAGIAIDPAFAGRRGKTNKDFQGVAVTYAGVAVNPLAFRVRTERFKTLVILDEVHHGGDALSWGDGVREAFEPAARRLCLTGTPFRSDDNPIPFVTYEEAHDGVARSKADYSYGYGRALEDHVVRPVIFMSYSGEMRWRTKAGDEVAARLGEPLTKDLTAQALRTALDPTGEWMGAVLAAADKRLTEVRRHMPDAGALVISGDQNTARAYAKTLREITGESPTVVLSDEKAASKKIAKFSEDESRWMVAVRMVSEGVDVPRLAVGVYATPTSTPLFFAQAVGRFVRARKRGETASVFVPSVTRLLGFAAEMEVERDHVLGRKKSNEDGDIFALEDDLLKQANQAEGASDELEGNFEALGSDASFDRVVFDGGDYGTGGDNASDEELDFLGLPGLLEPDQVRELLHKRQQKSLAAQKLATQKKAQRPEDREDPTPTELATHEQIALLRRELNSLVAAWHHRTGQPHGVIHNDLRRKLGGPAAAHASSIQLKERIELIRDWATQRRA; encoded by the coding sequence GTGGATTCGCACGTGCCGGCCAATTCTGCTGTCCTGCCGCCGGCCTACCCGGACCGGGCGGCGTGGGGTACCGCGAGCAAGCTGCGAGCCTGGCAGGCCGAGGCGCTGCAGCTGTACCTCGACAGCAACCCGCGGGACTTCCTCGCGGTCGCGACGCCGGGCGCCGGTAAGACGACGTTCGCGCTGACGGTGGCCGCCGAGCTGCTGCACCGGCGGCAGATCGAGCGGATCACGGTGGTGACGCCGACCGAGCACCTCAAGACCCAGTGGGCCGATGCGGCGGACCGGGCCGGAATCGCGATCGACCCCGCGTTCGCCGGGCGTCGCGGCAAGACCAACAAGGACTTCCAGGGCGTCGCGGTGACGTACGCCGGTGTCGCCGTGAACCCGCTGGCCTTCCGGGTCCGGACCGAGCGGTTCAAGACGCTGGTGATCCTCGACGAGGTGCACCACGGCGGTGACGCGCTGAGCTGGGGAGACGGCGTCCGCGAGGCGTTCGAGCCCGCCGCGCGCCGGCTCTGCCTGACCGGTACGCCGTTCCGCAGCGACGACAACCCGATCCCGTTCGTCACCTACGAAGAGGCCCACGACGGGGTCGCCCGGAGCAAGGCGGACTACTCGTACGGGTACGGTCGCGCGCTGGAGGACCACGTCGTACGGCCGGTGATCTTCATGTCGTACTCCGGGGAGATGCGCTGGCGGACCAAGGCCGGGGACGAGGTCGCCGCGCGGCTGGGCGAGCCGCTGACGAAGGACCTGACCGCGCAGGCGCTGCGGACCGCGCTGGACCCGACCGGTGAGTGGATGGGCGCGGTGCTGGCGGCCGCGGACAAGCGGCTGACCGAGGTACGGCGGCACATGCCGGACGCCGGCGCGCTGGTGATCTCGGGCGACCAGAACACGGCCCGCGCGTACGCGAAGACGCTGCGGGAGATCACCGGGGAGTCGCCGACCGTGGTGCTGTCGGACGAGAAGGCGGCGAGCAAGAAGATCGCCAAGTTCTCCGAGGACGAGTCGCGCTGGATGGTCGCGGTCCGGATGGTGTCCGAGGGCGTCGACGTACCGCGGCTTGCGGTCGGTGTGTACGCGACGCCGACGTCGACGCCGCTGTTCTTCGCCCAGGCCGTCGGACGGTTCGTCCGGGCCCGCAAGCGTGGGGAGACGGCCTCGGTGTTCGTGCCGTCGGTGACCCGGCTGCTCGGGTTCGCGGCCGAGATGGAGGTCGAGCGCGACCATGTCCTCGGCCGCAAGAAGAGCAACGAGGACGGCGACATCTTCGCCCTCGAGGACGACCTGCTGAAGCAGGCGAACCAGGCCGAGGGCGCCAGCGACGAGCTCGAGGGGAACTTCGAGGCGCTCGGGTCGGACGCGAGCTTCGACCGGGTCGTGTTCGACGGCGGCGACTACGGCACCGGCGGCGACAACGCGTCCGACGAGGAGCTGGACTTCCTCGGGCTGCCCGGTCTGCTGGAGCCGGACCAGGTCCGCGAGCTGCTGCACAAGCGGCAGCAGAAGTCGCTCGCCGCCCAGAAGCTAGCCACACAGAAGAAGGCCCAACGTCCGGAAGATCGCGAGGACCCGACGCCGACCGAGCTGGCCACGCACGAGCAGATCGCGCTGCTCCGCCGCGAGCTGAACAGCCTGGTCGCGGCCTGGCACCACCGCACCGGCCAGCCGCACGGCGTCATCCACAACGACCTGCGCCGCAAGCTCGGCGGTCCGGCCGCGGCGCACGCCTCGTCGATCCAGCTCAAGGAGCGGATCGAGCTGATCCGCGACTGGGCCACCCAGCGCCGCGCCTGA
- a CDS encoding glycoside hydrolase family 16 protein, which translates to MRKLLTAVVVLGLLVVPLRAADAAEPGKLVFADEFDGTAIDRTKWAIHSNAEGDQCLGNKGNDQLEWHTWDALSVRDGKLTMTATKNNPAPGYEWSGALITTGQACGHEPSKSFAVQPGDYVETRLKLPSAKGFWPSTWTWNGNGSNEQDTYEFYSDNHQALYLTNHQAPGGSCTYQAPADLTTDWHTIAEQLGPDHTVWYVDGKEICRQGAYAGTGDALILDLFVYGKIPPTVTSESMQIDYVRVYRP; encoded by the coding sequence ATGCGTAAGTTACTTACGGCCGTGGTGGTGCTCGGGTTGCTCGTCGTTCCACTGCGCGCAGCAGACGCGGCCGAGCCGGGGAAGCTGGTGTTCGCCGACGAGTTCGACGGTACGGCGATCGACCGGACGAAGTGGGCGATCCACTCGAACGCCGAAGGCGACCAGTGCCTGGGCAACAAGGGCAACGACCAGCTCGAGTGGCACACCTGGGACGCGCTGTCGGTGCGCGACGGCAAGCTGACGATGACCGCCACGAAGAACAACCCGGCGCCGGGCTACGAGTGGTCGGGCGCGCTGATCACCACCGGCCAGGCATGCGGGCACGAGCCGTCGAAGTCCTTCGCCGTCCAGCCCGGCGACTACGTCGAGACGCGGCTGAAACTCCCGTCGGCCAAGGGTTTCTGGCCGTCGACGTGGACCTGGAACGGCAACGGTTCGAACGAGCAGGACACGTACGAGTTCTACAGCGACAACCACCAGGCCCTGTACCTCACCAACCACCAGGCCCCCGGCGGCAGCTGCACGTACCAGGCGCCGGCCGACCTCACCACCGACTGGCACACGATCGCCGAGCAGCTGGGACCAGACCATACGGTTTGGTATGTCGACGGCAAGGAGATCTGCCGCCAGGGCGCGTACGCCGGGACCGGCGACGCGCTGATCCTGGACCTGTTCGTGTACGGGAAGATCCCACCCACCGTGACGTCGGAGTCGATGCAGATCGACTACGTGCGGGTCTACCGCCCCTGA
- a CDS encoding SDR family NAD(P)-dependent oxidoreductase, whose amino-acid sequence MNTNKVALVTGANKGIGIEIARQLGERGFIVLAGSRDADRGAVATKELVAEGLDVVALPVEVTDPESRMSTVLTLGYNSSKAAVNMVTVMLASELRGTGILVNAADPGNCATDMGGWTAARTPAQGAAVAVGLATLDADGPTGQVYAEEGRPPW is encoded by the coding sequence ATGAACACGAACAAGGTCGCGCTCGTCACGGGCGCCAACAAGGGCATCGGCATCGAGATCGCACGGCAGCTGGGGGAGCGCGGGTTCATCGTGCTGGCCGGATCGCGGGACGCGGACCGTGGTGCGGTCGCGACGAAGGAGCTGGTTGCCGAGGGCCTCGACGTGGTCGCGCTGCCGGTGGAGGTGACGGATCCGGAGTCGCGGATGTCGACGGTGCTGACGCTCGGGTACAACTCGTCGAAGGCGGCCGTGAACATGGTGACGGTAATGCTCGCCAGCGAACTGCGCGGCACCGGCATCCTGGTCAACGCCGCCGACCCCGGCAACTGCGCCACGGACATGGGCGGCTGGACCGCGGCGCGCACACCTGCGCAGGGTGCGGCCGTCGCGGTAGGGCTGGCGACGCTGGACGCCGACGGCCCCACCGGCCAGGTGTACGCCGAAGAAGGCCGCCCGCCCTGGTAA
- a CDS encoding DUF3039 domain-containing protein, with protein MSTQLTPGAETVVDERTKPSPAEPGDHERFSHYVPKDKLTEAMVMGTPVVALCGKVWVPSRDPQRFPVCPECKEIWDSLNPGDGDGGGQGDE; from the coding sequence ATGAGTACTCAGCTGACCCCCGGCGCGGAGACGGTTGTCGACGAGCGGACCAAGCCGTCACCCGCAGAGCCCGGCGATCACGAGCGGTTCTCGCACTACGTGCCGAAGGACAAGCTGACCGAGGCGATGGTGATGGGCACGCCGGTGGTCGCGCTGTGCGGCAAGGTGTGGGTCCCGAGCCGCGACCCGCAGCGTTTCCCGGTCTGCCCGGAGTGCAAGGAGATCTGGGACTCCCTCAACCCGGGCGACGGCGACGGCGGCGGCCAGGGTGACGAGTAG
- a CDS encoding YqgE/AlgH family protein produces MTVSTLTGSLLVATPLLDEPPFRRSVILLLDHDDDGALGVVVNRAADLSVDRVLPNWSTAVDEPGVLFMGGPVGTDSALAVAEVDAGTDPPGWRECFRRIGLVDLDVPPELLEGAITRMRIFAGYAGWSSGQLEGEIAEGAWYVVESEPADVFGHDPDTLWRRVLRRQTDQMAYVSTYPDDPTQN; encoded by the coding sequence ATGACGGTCTCGACCCTGACCGGATCGCTGCTGGTGGCGACTCCGTTGCTCGACGAGCCGCCGTTTCGCCGCTCGGTGATCCTGCTGCTGGACCACGACGACGACGGCGCGCTCGGGGTGGTGGTGAACCGGGCCGCGGACCTGTCCGTGGACCGGGTGCTGCCGAACTGGTCGACGGCCGTCGACGAGCCCGGCGTGCTGTTCATGGGCGGCCCGGTCGGCACCGACAGCGCGCTCGCGGTCGCCGAAGTGGACGCGGGCACCGACCCGCCCGGCTGGCGGGAGTGCTTCAGGCGGATCGGGCTGGTCGACCTCGACGTACCGCCGGAGCTGCTCGAGGGCGCGATCACCCGGATGCGGATCTTCGCCGGGTACGCCGGCTGGTCCAGCGGTCAGCTCGAGGGCGAGATCGCCGAAGGCGCCTGGTACGTCGTGGAGTCCGAGCCGGCCGACGTCTTCGGCCACGACCCGGACACCCTCTGGCGCCGGGTCCTCCGCCGCCAGACCGACCAGATGGCCTACGTCTCGACCTACCCCGACGACCCGACGCAGAACTAG
- a CDS encoding Uma2 family endonuclease: MSLVEPIPTEPAVPWRPVQPLTRDDLDRMPDDGHRYELIDGVLIVSPAPKRVHQHALGNLYYQLRTLCPAELTVLFAPFDVALAEDTVIQPDLLVARSDDFTEHDLPGPPLLAVEVLSPSTRRFDLMLKWSRYEAAGCQAYWVVDPDTPSLIAWELRDGAYVQVAKVTGDEAAHLTSPFGVTVVPADLIS; this comes from the coding sequence ATGAGTCTCGTGGAACCCATCCCGACCGAACCTGCGGTGCCTTGGCGCCCCGTTCAGCCGTTGACCAGGGACGACCTGGATCGGATGCCCGATGACGGGCATCGGTACGAGCTCATCGACGGAGTGCTGATCGTGAGCCCCGCGCCAAAGCGCGTCCATCAGCACGCGTTGGGCAACCTGTACTACCAGCTCAGGACACTCTGTCCGGCTGAGCTGACAGTTCTGTTCGCACCGTTCGACGTGGCACTGGCCGAAGACACCGTGATCCAACCCGACCTGCTGGTCGCACGAAGTGACGACTTCACCGAGCACGACCTCCCGGGGCCGCCGCTGCTTGCGGTCGAGGTGTTGTCGCCGAGCACCCGCCGGTTCGACCTCATGCTCAAGTGGTCGCGGTACGAGGCGGCGGGGTGTCAGGCGTACTGGGTGGTGGATCCCGACACGCCGAGTCTGATCGCGTGGGAACTGCGGGACGGCGCATATGTGCAGGTCGCGAAGGTCACCGGCGACGAGGCGGCCCACCTGACGAGTCCGTTCGGCGTGACGGTGGTGCCTGCGGATCTGATCTCGTAA